A window of the Chionomys nivalis chromosome 25, mChiNiv1.1, whole genome shotgun sequence genome harbors these coding sequences:
- the LOC130866552 gene encoding high mobility group protein B1-like: MGKGGPKKPRGKMSSYAFFGQTCREEHKKKHPDASVNFSEFSKKCSERWKTMSAKEKGKFEDMAKADKARYEREMKTYIPPKGETKKKFKDPNAPKRPPSAFFMFCSEYRPKIKGEPGEHPGLSIGDVAKKLGEVWNNTAADDKQPYEKKAAKLKEKYEKDIAAYRAKGKPDAAKKGVVKAEKSKKKKEEEDDEEDEEEEEEEEEEEDEDEEEDDDDE, from the exons ATGGGCAAAGGAGGTCCTAAGAAGCCGAGAGGCAAAATGTCCTCGTATGCATTCTTTGGGCAAACTTGCCGGGAGGAACACAAGAAGAAGCACCCGGATGCTTCTGTCAACTTCTCAGAGTTCTCCAAGAAGTGCTCAGAAAG gtggaAGACCATGTCTgctaaagaaaaggggaaatttgaAGACATGGCCAAGGCTGACAAGGCTCgttatgaaagagaaatgaaaacctaCATCCCCCCCAAAGGGGAGACCAAAAAGAAGTTCAAGGACCCCAATGCACCCAAGAGGCCTCCTTCGGCCTTCTTCATGTTCTGTTCTGAGTATCGCCCCAAAATCaaaggagagccgggcg aaCACCCTGGCTTATCCATTGGTGATGTTGCAAAGAAACTGGGAGAGGTGTGGAACAACACGGCTGCAGATGACAAGCAGCCCTACGAAAAGAAGGCTGCCAAGCTGAAGGAGAAGTACGAAAAGGATATTGCTGCCTACAGAGCTAAAGGAAAACCCGATGCAGCGAAAAAGGGGGTGGTCAAGGcggaaaagagcaagaaaaagaaggaagaggaagatgatgaggaggacgaagaggaagaagaggaggaggaagaagaggaggacgaagatgaggaagaagatgatgatgatgaataa